From a single Cytophagales bacterium WSM2-2 genomic region:
- a CDS encoding cytochrome c, producing the protein MRLITNLVIGVSAAVVLAGCQAGGDNPGLEYAPNMYHSVAYEPLTQITDPDAGWYFNSLDARSGEFYNSNPYNMHKMNLRLPPKNTVRRTSQGWLPYRGTNDSTGLRKADRLVNPIEATPIILEQGKVLFETYCKHCHGAKGTGDGKVAQGAKIDNVEHSSYPGVANLKGDAIKNVTEGHIFHVITYGKGLMGAHGSQVSEEDRWKIAKYVKELQKN; encoded by the coding sequence ATGCGATTGATAACGAATTTGGTGATAGGAGTTTCAGCTGCGGTTGTTCTTGCTGGCTGCCAAGCTGGTGGTGACAATCCAGGTTTGGAATATGCTCCCAACATGTATCACTCTGTGGCTTATGAGCCGCTGACGCAGATTACAGATCCTGATGCTGGGTGGTATTTTAATTCACTGGATGCACGTAGCGGGGAATTTTACAATTCTAACCCGTACAATATGCACAAGATGAATTTGCGCCTGCCTCCCAAGAATACGGTAAGACGTACTTCTCAGGGCTGGCTTCCATACCGTGGCACGAACGATAGTACAGGTTTGAGAAAAGCCGATAGGCTGGTGAATCCAATTGAAGCAACTCCAATCATATTGGAGCAGGGAAAAGTATTGTTTGAAACCTATTGCAAGCATTGCCACGGTGCAAAAGGCACTGGTGATGGAAAGGTAGCACAGGGTGCTAAGATTGATAATGTGGAGCACAGTTCATACCCTGGTGTAGCTAACCTCAAAGGTGATGCTATAAAAAATGTTACAGAAGGACACATCTTCCATGTCATTACGTATGGCAAAGGCCTGATGGGGGCTCACGGTTCACAAGTGAGTGAAGAAGACCGTTGGAAGATTGCCAAATATGTGAAAGAACTTCAGAAGAATTGA
- the actC gene encoding molybdopterin oxidoreductase encodes MQVTSSMREPLVTGGKTVRDVSEDISRQVEGKPTKLWWMAFGVSLVLLLYGAYCFWMLLWNGVGVWGLNKTVGWAWDITNFVWWVGIGHAGTLISAILLLFRQRWRMSINRAAEAMTIFAVICAASFPLAHMGRLWIGPIWSLPLPNAYGSLWVNFNSPLLWDVFAISTYFSVSLVFWYMGLIPDFAVIRDRAVRMGNKTRATIYNALSFGWQGGAKTWMRYESVALILAGLSTPLVLSVHTIVSMDFATSVIPGWHTTIFPPYFVAGAIFSGFAMVLTLLLVTRKVFKLEDYITIYHVELMNIVIIITGSIVGIAYITEFFIAWYGQVPAEQYAFFNRMQGPYWWAYWSMMTCNVISPQLFWFKKIRTNLVATFIISIIVNIGMWFERFVIIVTSLHRDYLPSSWSMFHPTKYDVGEYVFTFGVFFTAFLLFAKFFPVINMAEVKSIVKATSEKKR; translated from the coding sequence ATGCAAGTAACTTCATCGATGCGCGAACCTCTGGTAACCGGTGGCAAGACCGTCAGAGATGTTTCGGAGGACATTAGCAGGCAGGTAGAAGGAAAGCCAACCAAACTTTGGTGGATGGCATTTGGAGTCTCCCTGGTGTTGCTGCTCTATGGTGCTTATTGCTTCTGGATGTTGCTCTGGAACGGTGTTGGGGTTTGGGGATTGAACAAAACCGTAGGTTGGGCATGGGACATCACCAACTTCGTATGGTGGGTCGGTATTGGTCACGCAGGTACACTGATTTCTGCTATCCTTTTGTTATTCCGTCAGCGCTGGAGGATGTCTATCAACCGTGCTGCTGAAGCGATGACAATCTTTGCCGTGATCTGTGCTGCGAGTTTCCCGTTGGCACACATGGGTCGCTTGTGGATCGGACCGATTTGGTCTCTTCCGCTCCCTAATGCCTATGGATCGTTGTGGGTGAACTTCAACTCACCGCTGCTCTGGGACGTATTTGCGATCTCAACTTATTTCTCGGTTTCTCTTGTATTCTGGTACATGGGTCTGATCCCTGACTTTGCTGTGATCCGCGACCGTGCTGTTCGCATGGGAAATAAAACCCGCGCAACGATCTACAATGCGTTGAGTTTCGGATGGCAGGGTGGCGCTAAAACGTGGATGCGTTACGAATCTGTAGCATTGATTCTGGCTGGTCTTTCAACACCGTTGGTACTTTCCGTTCACACGATTGTATCCATGGACTTTGCGACCTCGGTGATTCCAGGATGGCACACTACGATCTTCCCGCCTTACTTTGTTGCGGGTGCGATCTTCTCAGGCTTTGCCATGGTGTTGACCCTTCTGTTAGTAACACGTAAAGTATTCAAGCTTGAAGATTACATCACGATCTATCACGTGGAGTTGATGAACATCGTTATCATCATCACAGGCTCGATCGTAGGTATTGCGTATATCACTGAGTTCTTTATCGCCTGGTATGGCCAGGTTCCAGCGGAACAGTATGCTTTCTTTAACCGTATGCAAGGTCCTTACTGGTGGGCATACTGGTCAATGATGACTTGTAATGTGATCTCTCCTCAGTTGTTCTGGTTTAAGAAAATCAGGACCAACCTGGTTGCTACTTTTATCATCTCAATTATTGTGAATATCGGAATGTGGTTTGAGCGATTTGTGATCATTGTTACGTCACTTCACCGCGATTACCTGCCATCAAGCTGGTCAATGTTTCACCCTACGAAGTATGATGTGGGTGAGTACGTGTTCACCTTTGGGGTATTCTTCACAGCATTCTTACTGTTCGCCAAGTTCTTCCCGGTGATCAACATGGCGGAGGTTAAAAGTATTGTAAAAGCAACTTCTGAAAAGAAACGTTAA
- the actD gene encoding membrane protein, which produces MESNKNFVVGIFDDEDVLIHAVENVREKGVRIHEVYSPFPVHGLDEALGYKRTRLPIAAFMFGITGTILALFTQTWMLGYDWPMDIGGKNHASLPPFIPVTFEFTVLLSAFGMVITFLIVSNMKPYSWPRQFDLRSTDDKHVMAVDLALNKMSKDEIGRILKDNGASEVNEKNF; this is translated from the coding sequence ATGGAGAGCAATAAAAATTTTGTTGTAGGAATTTTTGATGATGAGGATGTACTGATTCACGCAGTGGAAAATGTGCGTGAAAAAGGCGTCCGTATCCACGAAGTCTATTCTCCATTCCCAGTACACGGATTGGACGAAGCACTAGGATACAAAAGGACCCGTTTGCCAATTGCTGCATTTATGTTTGGTATCACAGGAACTATCTTGGCGCTTTTCACCCAGACCTGGATGCTCGGCTATGATTGGCCAATGGACATTGGTGGAAAGAACCACGCTTCATTGCCTCCATTTATTCCAGTGACATTTGAATTCACTGTATTGCTGTCAGCTTTTGGAATGGTGATCACTTTCCTTATTGTGAGCAACATGAAGCCCTACAGCTGGCCACGTCAGTTTGATCTTCGGAGTACCGATGACAAACACGTGATGGCGGTTGATTTGGCTCTTAATAAAATGAGCAAAGATGAAATTGGCCGTATCCTTAAGGACAACGGTGCGTCAGAAGTAAATGAAAAGAATTTTTAA
- the actB gene encoding quinol:cytochrome C oxidoreductase: MSETKKTYWKGLAQLKNDPNYVKHADKEFVDLSVEENPTHKRRDFLKMMGFSVAAASLAACEAPVRKAIPYVMKPVDADAGIPNYYASSYINGGDYCSIVVKVRDGRPIKVEGNSLSPVTMGGTNAQVEASVLSLYDNYRLRWPQIGEKKTDWETIDKEITAKLNEVAGKGGAIRIVSSTIISPSTLNTIDKFKAKYPTTEHIEYDAISAYGISKANNESFGASVIPSYDFSKAKTIVSIDADFLGTWLSPIEFTKQYAVNREVSEDKREMSRHYQFESNLSLTGANADYRTMIKPSQLGLVVAQLYNLIAAKAGKSSLSASIDKVANLEKAAEELWSNKGSALVVCGSNDSAVQVLINGINDMLGSYGSTINMMLPINFRKGNDEKMSAFVNDAKDGKIGAVIFYNCNPVYDHPMGETLANALKNIALSVSTSYTPDETASASAYMAPDHHYLESWNDFEPKNNSFSLSQPAITPIFKTRQAQVSLLTWAGENVEDYFSVIQSNWKSWFNEKDMDFQSFWDKCLYDGVYLPVAKEVKAKDGKAKDSKAKEPKALSFAGNVDGAASSIAAGYKASNDGAEICIYESYGVGNGSMANNPLLQELPDPITKAVWDHYVTISQKDAVKWGINNDAEGNTQKLKITANGKTVTLGALVQPGQAEGTIGLALGYGRTKVGIVAENLGVNVYPMATVVNGSWNYSATTGVTVEKTTEDFQIAQTQIHQTYMGRESVIQESTLAEFKENPSAGRENPMVTKWDEKVPAGSLSMWKGHAYNNHHWGMAIDMNTCTGCGSCVVACNVENNVSLVGKQEVINRREMHWLRIDRYYSSPEGTDHGDYKGLEKAAENPEVTFQPMLCQHCNNASCETVCPVAATTHSTEGLNQMTYNRCIGTRYCANNCPYKVRRFNWFKYHDNQQFYQSNPAMNTDLGRMVLNPEVTVRSRGVMEKCSFCVQRIQSGKLTAKRERRTLKDGEVVTACQAACSTGAILFGDMNNPESKLSKLLKIDHWIEKKNEKGETVKEFNYSFDKKIGNPRAYRVLEDIGVKPNIFYLTKIRNKDKATTEHA, encoded by the coding sequence ATGAGCGAAACAAAGAAGACATATTGGAAAGGGTTAGCCCAACTGAAAAACGACCCGAACTACGTAAAGCATGCCGACAAGGAATTTGTTGACCTTAGCGTAGAAGAAAATCCTACGCATAAGCGAAGGGATTTCCTCAAGATGATGGGCTTTAGCGTTGCGGCAGCATCTCTCGCAGCCTGCGAGGCACCTGTTCGTAAGGCGATTCCATATGTGATGAAACCGGTGGATGCCGATGCAGGCATTCCTAACTATTACGCATCATCCTATATTAATGGTGGTGACTACTGCAGTATTGTAGTAAAGGTTCGCGATGGCCGCCCTATTAAAGTAGAGGGTAACAGCCTTTCCCCGGTGACGATGGGCGGAACCAACGCACAAGTAGAAGCATCCGTTCTTTCGCTCTATGATAATTACCGTTTGCGCTGGCCGCAAATAGGAGAGAAGAAGACCGACTGGGAAACCATCGACAAAGAAATTACAGCCAAGCTGAATGAAGTTGCGGGCAAAGGTGGAGCTATCCGCATTGTGAGCAGCACTATCATTAGCCCAAGCACGCTGAATACCATTGATAAATTCAAAGCGAAATACCCTACGACAGAACACATCGAGTACGATGCGATCTCTGCTTATGGAATCAGCAAAGCCAATAACGAATCATTTGGAGCGTCTGTTATCCCGTCATATGATTTTAGCAAAGCGAAAACAATTGTAAGTATAGATGCGGACTTTCTCGGCACCTGGCTTTCGCCAATCGAATTCACCAAGCAGTATGCAGTGAACCGCGAGGTGAGCGAAGACAAGCGTGAGATGTCCCGTCACTATCAATTTGAGTCCAACTTGTCGCTTACAGGTGCCAACGCGGACTATCGCACGATGATCAAGCCTTCACAATTGGGTTTGGTTGTTGCACAACTTTATAATTTGATTGCTGCAAAAGCAGGCAAGTCAAGCTTGTCGGCAAGTATCGACAAAGTGGCAAACCTCGAGAAGGCGGCAGAAGAACTTTGGTCTAACAAAGGAAGCGCTCTTGTGGTCTGCGGATCAAATGACAGTGCAGTTCAGGTGTTGATCAACGGTATTAATGATATGCTCGGAAGCTATGGCAGCACTATTAATATGATGTTGCCAATCAATTTCCGTAAAGGAAATGACGAGAAAATGTCTGCCTTTGTAAACGATGCAAAGGACGGCAAGATCGGTGCAGTGATTTTCTATAATTGCAACCCGGTTTATGATCATCCGATGGGGGAGACGTTGGCGAATGCGTTGAAGAATATCGCATTGTCCGTATCTACTTCCTACACTCCTGATGAGACAGCTTCTGCGAGCGCTTACATGGCTCCGGATCATCATTACCTTGAGTCATGGAACGACTTCGAACCTAAGAATAATTCGTTCAGTTTATCACAACCTGCTATCACACCAATCTTCAAGACACGCCAGGCGCAAGTGAGTTTACTCACGTGGGCCGGTGAAAATGTAGAAGATTATTTCAGCGTGATTCAGTCTAACTGGAAGAGCTGGTTCAATGAGAAAGACATGGACTTCCAGTCATTCTGGGATAAGTGCCTGTATGACGGAGTTTACCTGCCCGTTGCGAAAGAAGTGAAAGCAAAAGACGGCAAGGCAAAGGATAGCAAAGCAAAAGAGCCTAAAGCCCTTTCGTTTGCTGGTAATGTAGATGGCGCTGCCTCTTCGATTGCTGCAGGCTACAAAGCATCCAATGACGGAGCTGAAATTTGCATCTACGAAAGTTATGGCGTAGGAAATGGTTCTATGGCGAACAATCCATTGTTGCAGGAACTTCCTGATCCGATCACTAAAGCCGTGTGGGATCACTATGTTACCATCTCACAAAAAGATGCAGTTAAGTGGGGAATTAATAACGATGCGGAAGGCAATACACAGAAACTAAAAATCACAGCTAACGGCAAGACAGTTACACTGGGAGCGTTGGTTCAACCGGGTCAGGCTGAAGGAACAATTGGTCTTGCATTAGGTTACGGTCGTACTAAGGTTGGCATTGTTGCCGAGAACCTTGGCGTGAATGTATACCCGATGGCAACTGTAGTGAATGGTTCATGGAACTACAGTGCAACCACAGGAGTAACAGTTGAGAAGACTACAGAAGATTTCCAGATAGCTCAGACTCAGATTCACCAGACTTACATGGGGCGTGAGAGTGTGATCCAGGAATCTACACTGGCTGAGTTTAAAGAGAATCCGTCTGCGGGAAGAGAAAATCCTATGGTTACGAAATGGGATGAAAAAGTTCCTGCTGGCTCATTGAGTATGTGGAAAGGTCACGCCTACAATAATCATCATTGGGGTATGGCTATCGACATGAACACGTGTACCGGTTGCGGATCATGCGTAGTGGCTTGTAACGTGGAGAACAACGTGTCTCTCGTGGGCAAGCAGGAAGTGATTAACAGACGCGAGATGCACTGGTTGCGTATTGACCGCTATTACAGCAGTCCGGAAGGCACCGATCACGGAGATTATAAAGGCCTGGAGAAAGCTGCAGAAAACCCTGAAGTTACTTTCCAACCGATGCTTTGCCAGCATTGCAACAACGCATCTTGCGAAACGGTGTGTCCTGTTGCTGCGACTACACATAGCACAGAAGGTCTCAATCAAATGACTTATAATCGTTGCATTGGTACACGTTATTGTGCCAACAACTGTCCTTATAAAGTACGCAGGTTCAACTGGTTTAAATACCATGATAACCAGCAATTCTATCAGTCCAATCCGGCAATGAATACCGACCTCGGTCGTATGGTGTTGAACCCTGAGGTGACTGTACGTTCACGTGGTGTGATGGAGAAATGCTCATTCTGCGTACAGCGCATTCAATCAGGTAAGCTGACTGCCAAGCGCGAACGCAGGACATTGAAAGACGGAGAAGTAGTTACCGCATGCCAGGCAGCATGTTCAACCGGAGCTATCCTGTTCGGTGACATGAACAATCCTGAAAGCAAACTCAGCAAACTGTTGAAGATCGATCATTGGATTGAGAAGAAGAACGAAAAGGGTGAAACTGTGAAAGAATTCAACTACAGCTTCGACAAAAAGATCGGTAACCCGCGCGCGTACCGTGTGTTGGAAGACATCGGAGTGAAGCCTAACATCTTCTACCTGACCAAGATCAGGAACAAAGACAAGGCAACAACAGAACACGCATAA
- the solA gene encoding N-methyl-L-tryptophan oxidase, whose translation MANTNTFAPASIRIDTAGIGLPKNSKVVVVGAGAFGGWTSLYLLRSGYRVTLIDAWGPGNSRSSSGDETRVIRSTYGDNEFYFSLNVRALELWKENQQQWNKQLFFNTGVIWFCYQEKSPLVDDSIPFSKKYNMEYEYLDRKDIKKKYPVVNVDDLHHAWFDPYGGFLKARESCQAVNEAFVREGGTFIQAYAKPGTTSPSGIDCVSLSNGEKISADIYLFACGPWLGQLFPEVLGGKITCTKQEAYYFGVPQVQSVAFDKMPVWIDLDGHDFYYGIPGNSHRGFKIGVDLRGEVFDPTLGERTYNPDTLLHARKFIGHRFPDLKNAPVVESRVCPYENSPDGNFIFEQHPHIKNTWFLGGGSGHGFKHGPALGEMVSRAFSM comes from the coding sequence ATGGCCAATACGAATACGTTTGCTCCCGCCTCTATCCGGATTGACACCGCCGGGATTGGCTTGCCAAAAAATTCCAAGGTAGTTGTTGTGGGTGCCGGTGCTTTTGGCGGGTGGACCTCGCTCTACTTATTAAGGAGTGGATATCGCGTCACCTTAATTGACGCCTGGGGACCTGGTAACTCCCGGAGCAGTTCCGGAGACGAGACTCGTGTGATCCGCTCTACCTATGGTGATAACGAATTCTACTTTAGCCTGAACGTCCGTGCGCTTGAACTATGGAAGGAGAACCAGCAGCAGTGGAACAAGCAGCTCTTCTTCAACACTGGAGTGATCTGGTTCTGCTACCAGGAGAAAAGTCCGCTGGTAGATGATTCTATTCCTTTTTCCAAAAAATATAATATGGAATACGAGTACCTGGATCGGAAGGACATAAAGAAGAAATACCCGGTTGTAAACGTTGACGACCTGCACCACGCCTGGTTCGATCCTTACGGTGGGTTTCTCAAAGCGCGCGAAAGTTGTCAGGCAGTGAACGAGGCGTTCGTTCGCGAAGGCGGTACTTTTATTCAGGCATACGCCAAACCCGGCACAACCTCTCCCTCAGGAATCGATTGCGTGTCGCTGTCAAATGGAGAAAAAATCTCTGCTGATATTTATCTTTTCGCCTGCGGACCATGGCTTGGTCAACTCTTCCCGGAAGTACTGGGCGGCAAGATCACCTGCACAAAACAGGAAGCATACTACTTCGGTGTGCCTCAAGTGCAGTCGGTTGCTTTTGACAAGATGCCTGTATGGATCGACCTCGATGGACATGACTTCTATTATGGAATACCTGGCAATTCACATCGTGGTTTTAAAATTGGCGTGGACTTACGCGGGGAAGTTTTCGATCCGACCCTCGGTGAGCGAACGTACAATCCCGACACACTCCTGCATGCACGCAAATTCATCGGCCACCGTTTCCCTGATTTGAAAAACGCTCCGGTGGTAGAAAGCCGCGTTTGCCCATATGAAAACTCTCCCGACGGCAACTTCATTTTTGAGCAACATCCTCACATAAAAAACACATGGTTTCTGGGAGGCGGATCAGGCCATGGTTTCAAACACGGACCTGCTTTGGGAGAAATGGTTTCCCGCGCATTTTCCATGTAA
- a CDS encoding ABC transporter permease: MQDYIEGDLMEVYHSRVQRLGKRKADFKFMIDVLLLFRPGIIRSKSKPVYANSNYNDMFKSYLKIGFRNLAKSKLFSSINISGMAVSITSVIVISLFIYDELQFDKHVKDYQFKYRLYTEVIADNGSLRNRSMIAPAIAPAAASEFPEVEAYARFLNFNYPILFKAGNKNLTERGGGYADASFLDMFSLTLAEGNPTTALQEPRTIAISQTLKEKYFGNKPALGEIINVDNDDYKVTAVFEDFNSHSHLRLNFFLPMAEFARDQPKRMQRWTWNQFHTYVKLKDGTNIPALESKLKAMVARNTEREQNNATPRLMRMQDVHLYAYDHLWDIAVKGNVQTVYILSGTAIFILIIAILNFVNLSTARAVNRVKEVGVRKVIGAFRSHLVNQFIMESVVIALIAMFIGLTLVSLVLPYLNAFTEKSIPMSWFTSPIILLALVGAALLIGIAAGAYPAFYISGHKPAEVLAGKGSTHSGKTLLRKGLVVFQFMLSFFLIIAAYVISGQHTYMRNAKMGFDKDNLLVIQLRGKMSSNLESTKQQFLNHPNIISGSMGYGLPGEAFAGDGIIDKITNKELGISMLTVDHDYVKTLGLEILEGRDFSKEFPSDEKHSFIVSEQAAKLLGHTNSKDALEHELAWNRWDAPDSLKTGKVIGVVKDIQLNSMRETINPVVLHVYPYAYNTLTMKVKPADVPSTIAHLEKTWKSFNTDWPFEYRFLDENFDRMYKSEEKLATLFAWFTSFTIFVACLGLFGLVVYSTSQKYREISIRKVLGAGEGGLVLQLSKSYLVLIAIAFTIAVPLSYFAANEWLQKFAFRIPVSAMLFIKAALLIAGIALITVMLQAFKAARTNPVNALKEQ, translated from the coding sequence TTGCAAGACTACATTGAAGGAGACCTCATGGAAGTATATCACTCGCGCGTGCAACGACTTGGCAAGCGTAAAGCAGATTTCAAATTCATGATCGATGTACTCCTCCTCTTCCGACCGGGCATCATCAGGTCAAAATCGAAACCGGTATACGCAAATTCAAACTACAACGATATGTTCAAAAGCTATTTAAAGATCGGTTTTCGTAACCTGGCGAAAAGCAAGCTTTTCAGTTCCATCAACATCAGCGGAATGGCCGTGAGTATCACCTCCGTCATCGTCATATCCCTTTTTATTTATGACGAGCTGCAGTTCGATAAGCACGTTAAAGATTATCAGTTCAAGTACCGGCTGTACACGGAAGTCATTGCCGACAACGGGAGCTTGAGAAACCGCTCGATGATTGCCCCTGCAATCGCGCCTGCTGCTGCATCCGAATTTCCGGAAGTAGAAGCTTATGCGCGATTTCTGAATTTCAATTATCCCATCCTGTTTAAAGCAGGAAACAAAAACCTTACGGAGCGTGGCGGTGGCTATGCCGATGCCTCCTTTCTCGACATGTTCAGCCTTACACTTGCTGAAGGCAACCCCACTACCGCTTTGCAAGAACCCCGCACCATAGCCATCAGCCAAACGCTGAAAGAAAAATACTTTGGCAACAAACCTGCATTGGGAGAAATAATTAACGTAGACAACGATGACTACAAAGTAACTGCCGTCTTCGAAGACTTCAATTCACACTCGCATCTCCGCCTTAATTTCTTTCTGCCTATGGCCGAGTTTGCCAGAGATCAGCCGAAGCGAATGCAACGCTGGACCTGGAACCAGTTTCATACTTATGTAAAACTGAAAGACGGCACCAACATTCCCGCTCTTGAGTCCAAGTTGAAAGCGATGGTTGCGCGCAATACTGAAAGGGAACAAAACAACGCTACACCACGTCTCATGCGCATGCAAGACGTACACCTTTACGCGTATGACCATCTGTGGGACATCGCTGTCAAAGGAAATGTGCAGACTGTCTACATCCTTTCGGGAACAGCCATTTTTATTCTGATCATCGCCATTCTCAATTTCGTCAATCTCTCCACTGCGCGGGCCGTCAACCGGGTGAAAGAAGTGGGTGTACGCAAAGTGATTGGCGCCTTCCGTTCTCATCTCGTCAATCAATTTATTATGGAGTCGGTGGTCATTGCTTTGATTGCTATGTTTATCGGCCTTACGTTAGTCTCATTAGTCTTACCCTACCTCAACGCATTCACCGAGAAGAGTATTCCGATGAGTTGGTTTACAAGCCCAATAATTCTGTTGGCATTAGTTGGCGCTGCGTTACTTATCGGGATAGCAGCAGGCGCTTATCCTGCCTTTTATATTTCCGGGCACAAGCCAGCCGAAGTACTCGCAGGTAAAGGTTCCACTCATTCCGGCAAAACCTTGTTGCGTAAAGGCCTCGTAGTTTTTCAATTCATGCTTTCATTCTTCCTAATCATCGCAGCTTACGTCATTTCCGGTCAGCACACGTACATGCGCAATGCGAAAATGGGCTTTGATAAAGACAACCTGTTGGTCATTCAGCTTCGCGGCAAAATGTCTTCCAACCTTGAGTCCACGAAGCAACAATTCTTAAACCATCCCAACATCATCAGCGGGTCCATGGGCTACGGGTTGCCGGGTGAAGCCTTTGCCGGAGACGGCATCATCGACAAGATCACCAACAAAGAACTGGGGATAAGCATGCTCACAGTCGATCACGATTATGTAAAAACACTGGGACTGGAAATTCTCGAAGGCCGTGATTTCTCAAAAGAATTCCCGTCCGATGAAAAACATTCATTCATTGTAAGCGAGCAAGCGGCAAAATTATTGGGCCACACCAACAGCAAAGACGCGCTGGAGCACGAGCTCGCCTGGAATCGCTGGGATGCCCCCGATTCACTAAAGACAGGCAAAGTCATTGGCGTGGTCAAAGACATTCAGCTCAACAGCATGCGCGAGACAATTAACCCTGTCGTACTTCATGTATATCCGTATGCCTACAATACCCTCACCATGAAAGTCAAGCCTGCCGATGTTCCTTCTACCATTGCACACCTTGAGAAAACGTGGAAATCATTCAACACCGACTGGCCATTCGAATACCGCTTTCTCGATGAGAATTTTGACCGCATGTACAAGTCCGAGGAGAAGCTCGCGACCCTCTTCGCCTGGTTTACTTCGTTCACCATATTCGTAGCGTGTCTCGGGTTGTTCGGGCTGGTCGTGTACAGCACATCGCAGAAGTACAGAGAGATCAGCATCCGCAAAGTATTGGGAGCCGGAGAAGGAGGCCTCGTACTGCAACTCAGCAAAAGTTATTTAGTATTAATCGCCATCGCATTCACCATAGCCGTGCCGCTCAGCTATTTCGCTGCGAACGAGTGGCTTCAAAAGTTTGCCTTCCGCATTCCTGTTTCGGCTATGCTCTTTATAAAAGCAGCATTGTTGATCGCAGGCATCGCACTCATCACAGTAATGTTACAGGCATTTAAAGCCGCACGTACTAATCCCGTCAACGCATTGAAAGAACAGTAA
- the actA gene encoding cytochrome c: MMNEKISGLLKFSALALLILTSFVSFSQDISKDAAVIKAGEELFNGNCKSCHKVKQKVVGPALAGVYDRAPSIAWIKNWVRNPAKVIASGDKYAVQLYADNNKSQMTAFTSYTDDQIMSIMAYVKAEADKPDAPTPGPGNVTAGGNGGGSSIPTGYIDAIFIGMVIILILMLVILGLIVNALKKYLNDKKLSEEDSDVVNNPYTLSVFMRSSGFIFLVMFVVTAITFKTLIDGLYSIGVQQGYQPKQPIAFSHKLHAGAYEINCVYCHTGAAKGKQANIPSPNICMNCHSQIKQESPEIQKIYAAIGYDVKTASYTGKQKPIEWVRIHNLPDLAYFNHSQHYNVAGVKCQTCHGPIEEMDVVKQYSLLTMGWCIDCHRKTDVNTENNAYYDKLVEIHNASKGANSKMKVEDIGGLECSKCHY; this comes from the coding sequence ATGATGAACGAAAAAATATCTGGTCTTCTCAAGTTCTCCGCTCTCGCTCTGTTAATACTTACAAGTTTCGTATCATTTTCGCAAGACATCTCTAAAGATGCTGCCGTGATCAAGGCAGGTGAAGAACTATTCAATGGCAATTGTAAGTCTTGCCATAAGGTGAAACAAAAAGTGGTCGGCCCTGCACTTGCAGGTGTCTACGACCGCGCCCCATCCATTGCATGGATCAAGAACTGGGTGCGGAACCCGGCTAAAGTGATCGCCAGCGGTGACAAGTATGCGGTGCAGTTGTATGCGGACAACAACAAGAGCCAGATGACGGCTTTCACCAGCTATACTGATGATCAGATCATGAGCATCATGGCTTATGTGAAAGCTGAAGCGGATAAGCCAGATGCACCAACACCTGGTCCTGGAAACGTTACCGCTGGAGGAAATGGTGGTGGAAGTTCAATTCCTACCGGTTACATCGATGCTATATTTATTGGGATGGTGATCATCCTGATCCTCATGTTGGTGATCCTCGGTTTGATCGTCAATGCACTTAAGAAATATTTGAATGACAAGAAGTTAAGTGAAGAAGACAGTGACGTAGTTAACAACCCATATACATTGTCTGTATTCATGCGGAGCTCGGGCTTCATCTTCCTGGTGATGTTCGTAGTGACTGCAATCACGTTCAAGACATTAATTGACGGACTCTACTCTATAGGTGTACAACAAGGCTATCAGCCTAAGCAGCCGATCGCGTTCTCGCACAAGCTTCATGCGGGCGCTTACGAGATCAATTGCGTATACTGCCATACTGGTGCAGCCAAAGGCAAGCAAGCCAATATCCCTTCTCCTAATATTTGTATGAACTGCCACTCGCAGATCAAACAAGAGTCACCGGAGATCCAAAAGATTTATGCAGCCATCGGTTATGATGTGAAGACGGCCTCTTACACCGGCAAGCAAAAGCCGATTGAGTGGGTACGTATCCACAACTTGCCAGACCTCGCGTACTTCAATCACTCACAACACTATAATGTAGCGGGAGTGAAGTGCCAGACGTGCCACGGCCCGATTGAAGAAATGGATGTAGTGAAGCAATATTCACTGCTCACCATGGGCTGGTGTATCGATTGTCACAGAAAGACAGACGTGAACACCGAAAACAATGCTTACTATGACAAGCTTGTGGAAATCCACAACGCATCTAAAGGAGCAAATTCAAAAATGAAAGTGGAAGACATTGGCGGACTTGAGTGTTCGAAGTGTCACTATTAA